A region of Kribbella sp. NBC_01245 DNA encodes the following proteins:
- a CDS encoding pseudouridine-5'-phosphate glycosidase has translation MTTPHPRLTLTEEVREALHDGRPVVALESTIISHGMPYPQNVAMATEVEDIIRSYGAVPATIAVLHGRPRIGLSPDDLELLATSPDVSKTSVRDLAYVVARGGHGATTVASTMRLAALAGIRVFVTGGIGGVHRGAQTTFDISADLTELATTGVAVISAGVKSILDIGLTLETLETLGVPVIGYGTDEFPAFYSRTSGFASPMRADSPKELAAIMHARWDLGIPGGLSIANPIPLADEIPSDQIDGIIEQALAEMAQAGIAGKDATPYLLGRIVELTQGDSLRANIALVKNNAHLGAQVATEYAALP, from the coding sequence ATGACAACGCCCCATCCCCGCCTGACGCTGACCGAGGAGGTCCGCGAGGCCCTGCACGACGGACGCCCGGTCGTCGCCCTCGAGTCCACGATCATCAGTCACGGCATGCCGTATCCGCAGAACGTCGCGATGGCCACCGAGGTCGAGGACATCATCCGTTCGTACGGCGCTGTCCCGGCCACCATCGCCGTACTGCACGGCCGTCCCCGGATCGGCCTCTCGCCGGACGACCTCGAACTGCTCGCCACCAGCCCCGACGTGAGCAAGACGAGCGTCCGCGACCTGGCGTACGTGGTGGCTCGCGGCGGGCACGGCGCGACGACCGTGGCCAGCACGATGCGGCTCGCCGCGCTGGCCGGGATCAGGGTCTTCGTGACCGGCGGCATCGGCGGCGTACACCGAGGCGCGCAGACCACGTTCGACATCAGCGCGGACCTCACCGAGCTCGCCACGACCGGAGTGGCGGTCATCAGCGCCGGCGTGAAGAGCATCCTCGACATCGGGCTCACCCTCGAGACGCTCGAGACCTTGGGCGTGCCGGTGATCGGGTACGGCACCGACGAGTTCCCGGCGTTCTACTCGCGCACCAGCGGCTTCGCCTCCCCCATGCGCGCCGACTCGCCGAAGGAACTCGCCGCCATCATGCACGCCCGGTGGGACCTCGGCATCCCCGGCGGGCTCAGCATCGCGAACCCCATCCCGCTCGCGGACGAGATCCCATCGGACCAGATCGACGGCATCATCGAACAAGCCCTCGCCGAAATGGCGCAAGCCGGCATCGCAGGCAAGGACGCCACGCCGTACCTGCTGGGCCGCATCGTCGAACTGACGCAAGGCGACAGCCTCCGCGCCAACATCGCCCTCGTCAAAAACAACGCCCACCTCGGCGCCCAAGTAGCCACCGAATACGCCGCCCTTCCCTAA
- a CDS encoding YidC/Oxa1 family membrane protein insertase: protein MPDFFAAPVNGAYHLVSWIASSIQPLTGPYAAALAIVLCTIAVRLLLLPLGVAAARGAKARVELMPKISEITKKHRDNPEKAQREIASLQAETGTTMFAGCLPMLAQLPFFWVLYSLFSTAIVAGEPNGLLSGVLFGAPLGVHWPLVAATPAYVGLAVLLAVVAFFSARWQARQPNQPATNTAMGRVIRLLPYGTLATAAFIPLAAGLYLLTTTTWTVIERAILTR, encoded by the coding sequence ATGCCCGATTTCTTTGCCGCGCCCGTCAACGGCGCGTACCACCTCGTGTCCTGGATCGCCTCGAGCATCCAGCCCCTGACCGGCCCGTACGCCGCCGCGCTCGCGATCGTGTTGTGCACGATCGCCGTGCGGCTCCTGCTGCTACCCCTCGGCGTCGCGGCCGCCCGCGGCGCCAAGGCCCGGGTCGAACTGATGCCCAAGATCTCCGAGATCACCAAGAAGCACCGCGACAACCCCGAAAAGGCTCAGCGCGAGATCGCCTCGTTGCAGGCTGAGACCGGTACGACGATGTTCGCCGGGTGTCTGCCGATGCTGGCGCAGCTCCCGTTCTTCTGGGTGCTGTACAGCCTGTTCTCCACGGCGATCGTGGCCGGGGAGCCGAACGGACTGCTGTCCGGTGTCCTCTTCGGTGCGCCCCTCGGCGTCCACTGGCCCCTCGTCGCCGCCACCCCCGCGTACGTCGGCCTCGCCGTACTGCTCGCTGTCGTCGCCTTCTTCTCCGCCCGCTGGCAAGCCCGCCAGCCCAACCAGCCCGCCACCAACACCGCCATGGGCCGAGTGATCCGCCTACTCCCGTACGGCACCCTCGCCACAGCCGCCTTCATCCCGCTAGCGGCCGGCCTCTACCTCCTGACCACCACCACCTGGACGGTAATCGAACGCGCCATCCTCACCCGCTAG
- a CDS encoding DUF6412 domain-containing protein produces MGQVIAGVWSLAMPALGLDSGLLAVAVLTAAASLFALLLVSRAAADQLVSAPQQVLATALREVSRESAFLRLRDPDDAGRPRPRAPGQPSSSR; encoded by the coding sequence ATGGGTCAGGTCATCGCCGGCGTTTGGTCGCTGGCGATGCCTGCCCTCGGCCTGGATTCAGGTCTCCTGGCCGTCGCCGTGCTCACGGCGGCGGCCTCTTTGTTCGCCCTCTTGCTGGTCTCCCGCGCTGCCGCGGACCAGCTGGTCTCGGCACCGCAGCAGGTGCTGGCCACCGCCTTGCGCGAGGTCTCGCGCGAATCGGCCTTTCTCCGCCTCCGCGATCCCGACGACGCGGGTCGCCCGCGTCCGCGAGCACCGGGACAGCCCAGCTCTTCTCGCTGA
- a CDS encoding RNA polymerase sigma factor, with translation MSSSSSENLPAESSRVVPAAARATAPRTSARVADPAAKKAAPAKKAVPAKEAAANTAKKVAAKKAPAKKAAGKPDEAGVAIDPKTGKPRSLDEVDESDFTPEAVKPLEKELTEDEGFVVSDADDADEPEQQVMVAGATADPVKDYLKQIGKVPLLNAEQEVELAKRIEAGLFAEEQIGDEATKLKEKVREEYEWISEDGRRAKNHLLEANLRLVVSLAKRYTGRGMLFLDLIQEGNLGLIRAVEKFDYTKGYKFSTYATWWIRQAITRAMADQARTIRIPVHMVEVINKLARVQRQMLQDLGREPTPEELAKELDMTPEKVIEVQKYGREPISLHTPLGEDGDSEFGDLIEDSEAIVPAEAVSFTLLQEQLHAVLDTLSEREAGVVSMRFGLTDGQPKTLDEIGKVYGVTRERIRQIESKTMSKLRHPSRSQVLRDYLD, from the coding sequence GTGTCGTCCAGCTCGTCCGAGAACCTTCCAGCAGAGTCCTCCCGGGTCGTGCCCGCCGCCGCGCGCGCCACGGCTCCCCGGACCAGTGCCCGGGTCGCCGATCCGGCTGCGAAGAAGGCCGCCCCTGCCAAGAAGGCCGTTCCCGCCAAGGAGGCTGCCGCGAACACCGCGAAGAAGGTCGCTGCGAAGAAGGCTCCGGCCAAGAAGGCCGCCGGCAAGCCGGATGAGGCCGGGGTCGCGATCGACCCGAAGACCGGCAAGCCGCGCAGCCTCGACGAGGTCGACGAGTCGGACTTCACGCCCGAGGCCGTCAAGCCCCTGGAGAAGGAGCTGACCGAGGACGAGGGCTTCGTCGTCTCCGACGCGGACGACGCGGATGAGCCCGAGCAGCAGGTCATGGTCGCCGGTGCGACCGCCGACCCGGTCAAGGACTACCTGAAGCAGATCGGCAAGGTCCCGCTGCTGAACGCGGAGCAGGAGGTCGAGCTCGCCAAGCGGATCGAGGCCGGCCTGTTCGCCGAGGAGCAGATCGGTGACGAGGCCACCAAGCTGAAGGAGAAGGTCCGCGAGGAGTACGAGTGGATCTCGGAGGACGGCCGCCGGGCGAAGAACCACCTGCTCGAAGCCAACCTGCGACTCGTCGTCTCGCTGGCCAAGCGCTACACCGGCCGCGGCATGCTGTTCCTGGACCTGATCCAGGAGGGCAACCTCGGTCTGATCCGTGCGGTCGAGAAGTTCGACTACACCAAGGGCTACAAGTTCTCCACCTACGCGACCTGGTGGATCCGGCAGGCGATCACCCGCGCGATGGCCGACCAGGCCCGCACCATCCGTATTCCGGTGCACATGGTCGAGGTCATCAACAAGCTCGCCCGGGTGCAGCGCCAGATGCTGCAGGACCTCGGCCGCGAACCCACTCCGGAAGAGCTCGCCAAGGAGCTCGACATGACCCCGGAGAAGGTCATCGAGGTGCAGAAGTACGGCCGGGAGCCGATTTCGCTGCACACCCCGCTGGGTGAGGACGGCGACTCGGAGTTCGGCGACCTGATCGAGGACTCCGAGGCCATCGTGCCCGCGGAGGCCGTCTCGTTCACCCTGCTCCAGGAGCAGTTGCACGCCGTGCTGGACACGTTGTCCGAGCGTGAGGCGGGCGTGGTGTCGATGCGCTTCGGTCTGACCGACGGCCAGCCGAAGACGCTGGACGAGATCGGCAAGGTCTACGGCGTGACCCGTGAGCGGATCCGCCAGATCGAGTCGAAGACCATGTCCAAGCTGCGTCACCCGTCGCGCTCGCAGGTCCTGCGCGACTATCTGGACTAG
- a CDS encoding HhH-GPD-type base excision DNA repair protein: MTSVRGKRLCLAQQSEADELLSRDPFALLVGMLLDQQIPMERAFAGPVQIAARMEGSFDPCTVAAYDPDGFVEVVAGPPAVHRFPTAMAARIQTLAKHLDEEYGGNAAAVWADVKSGDDLLARLSALPGFGAQKAKIFVALLGKQMKVRPRGWREASEPYGEDGAFKSVADVTDAGSLAKVRQYKQEQKVEQRPLARPVRQTRNS; encoded by the coding sequence GTGACGTCGGTTCGAGGCAAACGACTGTGCCTGGCCCAGCAGTCCGAAGCGGACGAATTGCTGAGTCGGGACCCTTTTGCGCTGCTGGTGGGCATGCTGCTTGACCAGCAGATCCCGATGGAGCGGGCCTTCGCCGGCCCGGTCCAGATCGCCGCCCGGATGGAGGGCTCGTTCGACCCCTGCACCGTCGCGGCGTACGACCCGGACGGTTTCGTGGAGGTGGTGGCCGGACCGCCGGCCGTGCACCGGTTCCCGACCGCGATGGCAGCCCGGATCCAGACCCTGGCCAAGCACCTGGACGAGGAGTACGGCGGTAACGCCGCCGCGGTCTGGGCCGATGTGAAGTCCGGCGACGACCTGCTCGCCCGGCTCTCGGCCTTGCCCGGCTTCGGCGCGCAGAAGGCGAAGATCTTCGTCGCCCTGCTCGGCAAGCAGATGAAGGTCCGGCCGCGAGGCTGGCGAGAGGCCTCCGAGCCGTATGGCGAGGACGGCGCGTTCAAGTCGGTCGCGGATGTGACCGATGCCGGCTCACTGGCGAAGGTGAGGCAGTACAAACAGGAGCAGAAGGTCGAGCAGCGGCCGCTGGCCCGCCCGGTCCGGCAGACCCGCAACAGTTAG
- a CDS encoding universal stress protein, with product MTTIVVGYVPKAEGRAALRRAAEEAKLRDAKLVVVNSHRGGRSFAADEAAASDAALSEVREQLESTGVPYEVRQLVRGLDPAEDLVAVAEQVHAEFIVIGLRRRSPVGKLILGSNAQRVLLDAPCPVLAVKAEEGEE from the coding sequence ATGACGACCATCGTCGTGGGATATGTGCCGAAGGCCGAGGGGCGCGCAGCGCTGCGGCGAGCGGCTGAAGAGGCGAAGCTCCGGGACGCCAAACTGGTGGTGGTCAATTCCCATCGGGGTGGGCGTAGCTTCGCGGCCGATGAGGCGGCCGCGAGCGATGCCGCGCTCAGCGAGGTAAGGGAACAACTCGAGTCGACCGGAGTGCCCTATGAGGTCCGGCAACTCGTTCGTGGACTGGACCCGGCGGAGGACCTGGTGGCCGTCGCCGAGCAAGTCCATGCGGAATTCATCGTGATCGGCCTGCGGCGCCGGTCGCCGGTGGGCAAGCTCATCCTCGGCAGCAACGCGCAGCGGGTCCTGCTGGACGCCCCCTGCCCCGTGCTCGCCGTGAAGGCAGAGGAAGGGGAGGAGTGA